The following is a genomic window from Opitutus sp. GAS368.
AACGCTCGCTCGACGACTGCCTCAACCAGCTTTTCCGCGACGCTCCCGGCGAACGCGCCATCATCCTCGCTCCGTGGATGACCGCCAAGCCATCGGTGTTGCGCGACGAACTGCCGCGCCTCCACCAGCGGGGCTTCCAACGCGTGCGCATCGCCGGCGAGATCAGGTCCCTCGACGAGCCGCGCCTCGTGCCCAACGGCGCGGAGGAGCTGGTGGTGGAGCTCGTCGTCGACCGCGTGCAGGTCACGGCCGAGCAGCGCAGCCGGCTGGCCGACTCGCTCGAGCTGGCCTTCCGGGAGGGCGGCAACCGCGCCCTCGTGCTGGCGCAAAAGGGCCCCGACGCGCCGTGGCGCGAGATCAATCTCAGCCAGAGCCTCAGCTGCGCCATCTGCGGCGACGTGTTCGAGCCGCTCACGCCGCGGCATTTTTCCTTCAACCACGCCGAGGGTGCCTGCGAGACCTGCGGCGGACTCGGCCGGCAGATGACGTTCAGCGAGGAGCTGATCGTGCCGAAACCGGAGAAGTCCGTGCGCGAGGGCGCCATCAAGCCCTGGCGCATCGGCGGCCGGAACCTGATCATCCGCCACAGTTCCATTCTGAAGCAGCTCGCCGAACAGCTGCCCTACAACCCGGAGACGCCGTGGCAGGACCTGCCGGCGGAAATCCGGCACACGCTCCTGCACGGCGCCGGCGAGCGGCTGTTCAGCTTCCGGGTGCGCCGCACGCAGCGGGCCGAGTCCAGGCCGTTTCCCGGGGTCATCGCGCTGCTCGAGGCCGGGCGGCGCGAATCGCGCAGCGACGGCTACCGCGCCCGCCTCGCGACCTTCATGACGAGCGGCGACTGCCCGTCGTGCCACGGCCTGCGGCTCAACGCCCGCAGCGCGGCGGTGCGCCTGGGTGTAGGGTCGGCGCTTGCGCCGACCGCGCTTCCAGCTGCAGGCAAGGTCGTCGCAAGCAACGACCCTACAGGGATCGGTTTCGCGCAGTTCATGGCGCTCGATATCCGGCATGCGCTGCAATTCACACAAGGCCTGCGGACCGTCCTGCCGGCCACCGACGCCGTGCGCGAGGTGCTGGACGGTGTGACCCAGCGGTTGCACTTCCTGGACGAGACCGGCCTCGGCTATCTCACGCTCGACCGCGAATATCCCACGCTCTCCGGTGGCGAGGCGCAGCGCGTCCGGCTGGCGACACAGCTCGGCATGGGTCTGGTCGGCGTGATCTACGTGCTGGACGAGCCCAGCATCGGCCTGCACGCCCACGACAACCAGCGGCTGCTGGCCACGCTGCGCGAACTGCGCGATCGGGGCAACACGGTGCTGGTGGTCGAGCACGATGCCGACACGATCCGCATCGCCGACGAACTGATCGAACTCGGGCCCGGCGCGGGCACCGAGGGCGGCCAGATCCTTTTCCAGGGCTCGCCGGCCGACTGCGCGAAGCTGCCGGCGTCGGCGTCGCGCACGGGCGCCTATCTGGCCGGCAAGCTCGGCGTCGTGAAAGACGGCAAGACCAAGCCGCCCGACGACCGCTGGCTGACAGTCAAGGGCGCGACCGAGCACAACCTCAAGAATGCCGAGGCGAGATTTCCCGTCGGTTTGCTGACCTGCGTCACGGGCGTCTCCGGCTCGGGCAAAAGTTCCCTCGTGAACGACATCCTCGCCACCGCCGCCGCGCGGAAGCTCAACGGCGCGAAGACGCTGCCGGGCCGCCATCGCGGCCTCACCGGGCTCGAGTATTTTGAAAAGGCGGTGGTGGTGGACCAGGAGCCCATTGGTCGCAGTCCGCGCTCCAATCCGGCGAGCTACGTCGGCCTGCTCGACCTCCTGCGCGATCTGTTCGCGAAGCTGCCCCTCGCCAAGGTGCGCGGCTACAAGGCGAACCGTTTCAGCTTCAATGTGCGCGGCGGCCGCTGCGAGCGCTGCCAGGGCGACGGCCAGATCAGGTTGGACATGCAGTTCATGGCCGACGCCTACGCGCCGTGCCCGAGCTGCGACGGCCGGCGTTTCAACCGCGAGACGCTGGAGGTGCGCTTCCACGGGAAGAGCATCGCCGACGTGCTGGCCCTGACGGTGCGCGAGGCGATGGAGCTGTTCCGCGCCGTGCCGCGCATCATAGAGAAGCTGGCAACGCTCGACGCCGTCGGCCTCGGCTACCTGCAGCTCGGCCAGTCCGCCACCACGCTCTCGGGCGGCGAGGCGCAGCGCATCAAGCTCTCGCTCGAGCTGAGCAAGCGCGAGCAGGGCACCACGCTCTACATCCTCGACGAACCCACGACGGGGCTGCACTGGACCGACATCCAGCGCCTGATGGACCTGCTCTTCAAGCTGCGCGACGCCGGCAACACGCTGGTCGTGATCGAGCACAACCTCGACGTCATCAAGCTGGCCGATTGGGTCATCGACCTCGGCCCGGGCGGCGGCCCGGACGGCGGCGAGATCGTGTATGCCGGGCCGGTGGATGGACTTGCGAAGGAGCCACGCTCCCTGACGGGGCGGGCGGTGAAAGGGTAGGGCGAATCCTCCGGATGAGCCGCGGCTCGTCGAGGACGACTCGCCCTACCCATAGAACCCTGCAACTTTGGGCCCGGCGGCGGTGTGCTAGGGGAGTCGCAACGTTCTCCCCAACCCAATCCGCCATGAAAAACCTGATCCGTTCCGCCTTTGCCGCCGCGACCCTGTCGCTGGCTTTGACCGCGTTTGCCTCCGCCGCCGAAGTTGAAACCGGCGCCATCGATATCGGCCAGCTGATGCCCTCCGCCAAGGGCAAGTTCGTCGAGATCAACCTTTCCCCGGCCCTGCTCAAGTTCGCGGCCCGCATCGCGGCCCGCCAGGAGCCCGAGACCGCCGAGCTTATCCGCAACCTCAAGAGCATCCGCGTCAATGTCGTCGGACTCGATGACTCCAACCGCGCCGCCACCACCGAGCAGATCGAGGGTGTCCGACGCAAGCTGGAGACGCAGGGTTGGACCAAGATGGTCACCGTCCGCGAGCAGGACGGCGGCGACAACGTCGACATCCACGTCAAGCAGCACGGCGAGGAATCCATCGATGGCCTGGTCGTCACCGTGCTGGACAAGAAGGGCGAGGCCGTCTTCGTGAACATCGTCGGTAACATCAACGCCGACCAGCTCGCGCAGATCGCCGACAAGTTCGACATCGAGCCCCTGCGCAAGCTTCACCTGAAGATCGAGGCCAAGAAGAAGGCGAAGGAAGTCTAATTCAGAAACCTGAAACCTGACTTTCCTTACACCGAGCGACGCGCTTGAAGCCATCCTCAGGTCTCAGGTTTCAAGTTTCAGGTTTCTCCCCACTACCATGAATCCTCCGCCCCAAGCTCCCGCGCCCCGCCGCCCTGTCTGGCGGTGGGTGTTGCTCGGGGTCGGCATCTGCCTCGCGCCCTTTCTGGTGCTCGGCGCCGTGGCCCTCAGCTACCTGACGCTGGACAGTGACGTGCGGGTGCTGCGCCAGCACCTGATGGCTGCGACCGATGCCAGCTGGCACACCAAAGTCCAGATGAGCCTCGGCCGGGCCACCCTGGGCGCGATCGGGCAGGGGCTGCGTTTTGTCCACGCCAAGGACGTGGCCGACGCCCGGCTGGCCCTGCGCGCCGTCCAACACGCCAGCGTGGGGGTCTATGAGCGCACTTCCGGCGGAACCGACTGGTCCCGTGAGCGGCTTTTCACGGAGACCGACCGCGCCATGCAAAAACGCGGCTGGTCCCGCCTGGTGGGCGTCGTCGACCAAAAGGAAACCGTGCTGGTCTACGTCCAGAATGACTTGGCCGACGACGAACCGGTGGAAATCTGCGTGGCCGTCGTCAAGGACAAGGAAATGGTCGTGGCCTCCACCACGGTGGACGCGACCGCCCTGGGCGAACTGGTGGCGCAGCACACGGGCACCGATGTGAAAGGGCGCCTTCGCTTCGCGAAGCTCGGGTTTTAATGGGTAGGGCGCGGACTCCGTTCCGCGCCGCGGCGGGCAAGGGACTGCCCGCCCTACCTTGATATCCGCGAAGGACGCCAAGTTTTGCGAAGGCCAGTCAGTGCAGGGCGGGGTCGCTCTGCCCCCGCCTTTGTTTTTGGCCTCCTTGTAGGAGCCTGCTTGCAGGCGATTGTTTATTGATTCGCCTGCAAGCAGGCTCCTACAAAAGTGGTTCCATGCTCCCGCTGCCGACCATCGTCCACCTCGACGCCGACGCGTTCTTCGTGTCGTGCGAGCTGTCGCTGAAGCCCGAGCTGCGCGGCACCAAGTGCGCCGTGGGCGGCCGCGAGCGGGGCATCATCTCCTCGGCGAGTTACGAGGCGCGGGCTTGCGGGGTCTACACGCCGATGCCCACCAAGCTGGCGCTGAAGGTCTGCCCCGACCTGATCCTGCTGCCGCACACCGCCGGCATCTACAGCAAG
Proteins encoded in this region:
- the uvrA gene encoding excinuclease ABC subunit UvrA, translated to MDATTHLHIKGAREHNLRNLELRIPRGRLVVLTGPSGSGKSSLAFDTIYAEGYRKYMESLSASARQVLEQLKRPDVDFIHGLSPVLAIEQRTGGGSPRSTVATVTEVADYARLLWALCGEQRCPKDGGRVEKRSLDDCLNQLFRDAPGERAIILAPWMTAKPSVLRDELPRLHQRGFQRVRIAGEIRSLDEPRLVPNGAEELVVELVVDRVQVTAEQRSRLADSLELAFREGGNRALVLAQKGPDAPWREINLSQSLSCAICGDVFEPLTPRHFSFNHAEGACETCGGLGRQMTFSEELIVPKPEKSVREGAIKPWRIGGRNLIIRHSSILKQLAEQLPYNPETPWQDLPAEIRHTLLHGAGERLFSFRVRRTQRAESRPFPGVIALLEAGRRESRSDGYRARLATFMTSGDCPSCHGLRLNARSAAVRLGVGSALAPTALPAAGKVVASNDPTGIGFAQFMALDIRHALQFTQGLRTVLPATDAVREVLDGVTQRLHFLDETGLGYLTLDREYPTLSGGEAQRVRLATQLGMGLVGVIYVLDEPSIGLHAHDNQRLLATLRELRDRGNTVLVVEHDADTIRIADELIELGPGAGTEGGQILFQGSPADCAKLPASASRTGAYLAGKLGVVKDGKTKPPDDRWLTVKGATEHNLKNAEARFPVGLLTCVTGVSGSGKSSLVNDILATAAARKLNGAKTLPGRHRGLTGLEYFEKAVVVDQEPIGRSPRSNPASYVGLLDLLRDLFAKLPLAKVRGYKANRFSFNVRGGRCERCQGDGQIRLDMQFMADAYAPCPSCDGRRFNRETLEVRFHGKSIADVLALTVREAMELFRAVPRIIEKLATLDAVGLGYLQLGQSATTLSGGEAQRIKLSLELSKREQGTTLYILDEPTTGLHWTDIQRLMDLLFKLRDAGNTLVVIEHNLDVIKLADWVIDLGPGGGPDGGEIVYAGPVDGLAKEPRSLTGRAVKG
- a CDS encoding DUF4252 domain-containing protein, which translates into the protein MKNLIRSAFAAATLSLALTAFASAAEVETGAIDIGQLMPSAKGKFVEINLSPALLKFAARIAARQEPETAELIRNLKSIRVNVVGLDDSNRAATTEQIEGVRRKLETQGWTKMVTVREQDGGDNVDIHVKQHGEESIDGLVVTVLDKKGEAVFVNIVGNINADQLAQIADKFDIEPLRKLHLKIEAKKKAKEV